Proteins encoded together in one Gemmatimonadota bacterium DH-78 window:
- a CDS encoding PAS domain-containing sensor histidine kinase gives MPNTFASPATAAPLPVPESRPWALAFIILAILALAGVPIYTSREIAREETRISEVLEPAQRHAAELALVQARQMQRFREYLLTGDADARVRYQALTIEEDSIRSELAGLLEHMALDAQQQVLPLFDAAIQWRQGHRAALDSDAARLEFLPFAAQDLQRYESMLLASRTFRERMRGEMEAGRTAAAEARALQVRLTAVLMALALLATVAVGLVGRRLRKTIRDANLRRRDAVRARWEVDAVLDATGDGVLGVDLDGRVLTLNAPGSRMLGYTEEEARGREVHELLFGAAPPGEAATLEDCALRLALREQRAAEVLDARVWHRRGRAVPVRWALRPLMDGRMVRGAVVTLTDMTQIREAEQALRDAVRAREEMMAVVSHDLRNPIGSISAAAELLLEVPLDEERTRRQLRTIQKAADRSNLLIEDLLDVARIDAGGLSVRAEPCPVRPLLDEAAAIIGPRAAERQLTVAVQMPADLPRVQADHDRMIQVLGNLLGNAVRHTESGGEIVLSAERVDGAWVAIRVADSGEGIAEEDREHLFDRFWRRDRADRSGAGLGLAIVQGIVEAHGGEVQVESTLGVGSTFSVLLPVVSAEATPSGHPATTEDAPPGSS, from the coding sequence CCTCACCCGCCACCGCGGCTCCCCTTCCGGTTCCCGAGTCCCGGCCCTGGGCGCTGGCGTTCATCATCCTCGCCATTCTGGCTCTGGCCGGAGTCCCGATCTACACCAGTCGGGAGATCGCGCGCGAAGAGACCCGGATCAGCGAGGTGCTGGAGCCGGCGCAGCGTCACGCCGCCGAACTCGCGCTCGTGCAGGCGCGACAGATGCAGCGCTTCCGCGAGTATCTGCTCACGGGCGACGCCGATGCGCGGGTGCGCTACCAGGCGCTGACGATCGAGGAGGACTCCATTCGCAGCGAGCTCGCGGGGCTGCTCGAGCACATGGCGCTCGACGCTCAGCAGCAGGTGCTGCCGCTCTTCGATGCGGCGATCCAGTGGCGGCAGGGGCACCGCGCGGCCCTCGACTCCGATGCGGCCCGCCTCGAGTTCCTGCCCTTCGCCGCGCAGGACCTCCAGCGCTACGAGAGCATGCTTCTGGCTTCGCGCACTTTTCGCGAGCGGATGCGGGGCGAGATGGAGGCCGGACGCACGGCGGCCGCCGAGGCGCGGGCCCTCCAGGTGCGGCTCACCGCCGTACTGATGGCGCTCGCCCTGCTGGCGACGGTGGCAGTGGGGCTGGTGGGGCGCCGGCTGCGCAAGACGATTCGAGACGCCAATCTGCGCCGACGCGACGCGGTGCGGGCCCGATGGGAGGTCGACGCCGTGCTCGACGCCACCGGCGACGGGGTGCTCGGCGTGGACCTCGACGGGCGGGTGCTCACCCTCAACGCGCCCGGCTCGCGGATGCTGGGCTACACCGAGGAGGAGGCTCGCGGCCGCGAGGTGCACGAGCTGCTCTTCGGAGCGGCGCCCCCCGGCGAGGCCGCCACCCTCGAGGACTGCGCCCTGCGCCTGGCTCTGCGCGAGCAGCGGGCGGCGGAGGTGCTCGACGCTCGGGTGTGGCATCGACGGGGACGGGCGGTGCCGGTGCGCTGGGCGCTGCGCCCCCTCATGGACGGGCGCATGGTGCGGGGAGCCGTGGTCACCCTCACCGACATGACGCAGATCCGCGAGGCGGAGCAGGCGCTTCGCGACGCCGTGCGCGCTCGCGAGGAGATGATGGCCGTGGTGAGCCACGACCTCCGGAATCCGATCGGATCGATTTCCGCCGCGGCCGAACTGCTCCTCGAGGTGCCCCTCGACGAAGAGCGCACCCGCCGGCAGTTGCGCACGATCCAGAAGGCCGCGGACCGGAGCAACCTCCTGATCGAGGATCTGCTCGACGTGGCGCGCATCGACGCGGGCGGGCTGTCGGTGAGGGCCGAACCCTGCCCGGTGCGGCCGCTCCTCGACGAGGCCGCCGCGATCATCGGGCCGAGAGCGGCCGAACGGCAGCTCACCGTGGCGGTCCAGATGCCCGCCGACCTGCCGCGGGTGCAGGCCGACCACGACCGCATGATTCAGGTGCTGGGCAACCTGCTGGGCAACGCGGTGCGCCACACCGAGTCGGGGGGCGAGATCGTGCTGTCGGCCGAGCGGGTGGACGGCGCCTGGGTCGCCATCCGGGTCGCCGACTCGGGCGAGGGCATCGCCGAGGAAGACCGCGAACACCTCTTCGACCGTTTCTGGCGCCGCGACCGCGCGGACCGCTCCGGCGCGGGACTCGG